The sequence TTCCTGATTAGTTTCTGTATAGTTCTGTACGACTCATTTCTCTGGCCTTTGACCTCTGTCTTTATAAGGAGCTATCATGAGAATTGTCCCAATGCCCTGCTCTTGTTATGCCATTTTCCTGCCCCAAAGCTTTCAACAACTCCTTACTGCTTATTGCATTAAGGGTGTACTCCGTTGGCTAGTATTCAAAGCatacaaattttccaaatctttctttCATTATCACTCTATATATATCCAGTGCCCCCAGCCAAACCGTACTCTGAACAACCCTATGGTTCCCCTCCCTCCACACCTTTGCTCATACTATTTCTATTGCTGAGAATGCCATCCCTGTGATCTGGACACCACAATCTGAACCTATATAAAATGTTAGCTTCTCTTTTCaatctttcttattttccccAACCAACAGTGACTTCTGTGTTGACACCACACAgtgttgtacttttattttttaatattctagttTTTAGATGAATTATAGGTGAATATGACTCATGTCTCTAGAATCTTTTTGAAGATGGGaacatttttaattcaattttactttctattttatacCATATAGCCTGTGACTTGCATATGGTAGGCAAGCAGCACATTTAGACCCTATTTCTTAACTCAtttaaaaacaacccaaaatggattaaatacttaaatataagaccacATATAATAAAACAACTAGAAGAAAACCCACAGGAAACATTTTATGACACTTGTCTGGGCAATGGTTTTTTCTTGGGGGGATAAGACctcaaaggcacaggcaacaaaagtgaaagtaaacaaatgggattatataaaattaaaaccttctgcacagcaaaggaaacaatcaaatcagcagagtgaagagacagcctagagaatgggagaaaatattttcttttttggtacttttttttttattatacttttaagttctagggtacatgtgcacaacgtgcaggtttgttacatatgtatacgtgtgccatgttggtgtgctgcacccattaactcatcatttacattaggtatatctcctaatgctatccctcccccctccccccaccacacaacagtccccggtgtgtgatgttccccctcctgtgtccaagtgttctcattgttcaattcccacctatgagtgagaacatgcggtgtttggttttctgtccttgtgatagtttgctgagaatgatggtttccagcttcatccatgtccctacaaaggacatgaactcatcattttttatggctgcatagtattccatgtatatgtgccacattttcttaatccaatctatcattgatggacatttgggttggttccaagtctttgctattgtgaatagtgctgcaataaacatacatgtgcatgtatctttatagcagcatgatttataatcctttgggtatatacccagtaatgggatggctgggtcaaatggtatttctagttctagatccctgaggaatcgccacactgtcttccacaatggttgaactagtttacagtcccaccaacagtgtaaaagtgttcctatttctccacatcctctccagcacctgttgtttcctgactttttaatgatcaccattctaactggtgtgagatggtatctcattgtggttttgatttgcatttctctgatggccagtgatgatgagcattttttcatgtgtctgttggctgcataaatgtcttcttttgagaagtgtctgttcatatccttcacccacttattgatggggttgtttgtttttttcttgtaaatttgtttgagttctttgtagattctggatattagccctttgtcagatgagtagattgcaaaaatttgggagaaaatattttcaaactatgcatctgaccaggggttaatatctagaatatataaggaacttgaacaacTCAAcagtgaataataataaaaaatccaattaaaaataggtaaaagacctgaatagatatttcacaaaagaaaacatacaaatttcCAACACATATATGAAGaagtgctcagcatcactaatcatcaggaaatgcaaatcaaaaccgcaatgagataccatatcaccacaattagaatggctattatcaaaaatacaaaaagataacaaatgctggtgtggatgtggaaaaaagggaactcaTACAAGGTTAgagggaatgtaaagtagtatagccattatggaaaacagtatggagggttccccaaaaattaaaaataggacgATCAtgtgatccaggaatcccactactgagtatatacgcaaaggaaatgaaatcagtatgttgaggagatttctgcacttccatgtttattgcagcacgattcacaacagccaacatatgaaaacaatctaagtgttcatcaatggatgaatggataaagaaaatgtgacacacactcacacccaaacacacaatgaaatactatcagccatgaaaaagaatgaaatactgtcatgtgcagcaacatggatgaacctgggggacattatgttaagtgaaattaaccaggcacagaaagacaaatagcacATTCACTCACTCCTATGTGAAATCTAaagaagttgatctcatagaagtagagagtagaatagtgactaccagaggctggggagggtgagaggaggggagGATAGGCAGAGATTGGTCTACAGGTACAAAGTTACAGGTAGATAGGAGGGATAAGTTTTGGTATTCTAATGTACAGTAGGGTGACTGTGGTtagtaatattttatcatatatttcaaaatagcgatcagagaatattttaaatgatcttaccatgaagaaatgataaatgtatgagGTGACGAATATGCTAAACACCCTGACTTGATTATTACACAACGTATACATGTATGGAAACATTAcattgcaccccataaatatgtacaattatgtgtcagtttttttaattaaaaaattaatttaatacaaaatattagaatgagtaaataaaaccAAATCTTTTTGCAAGGCCaaagaacagatatttattagaaaataaacatgcCACGAAATCTTAAGAAGAAGGAAATTGCTTCTTTTACAGACTTCAGAATGGCCCAGGTCTTAATAGATGAGCCCAGTGCTCGGTTCCCTGCTTGGTTGATGTGGGGTTTTGTGGGCTCAGGGCAGGAGGTTTGTTAAAGTAGAGAAATGGGAGTGTGACTTTTTCAGAAGGTGAGTTACGCGTTCCGGGCAGTCAGTGCACTGCTCAGCAGGAGGAGGTCCTGCAGGTGGTGCTGCAAGGGGTCGGCTGGCCGCAGGGGGACTGCACAGACACAGGCTGGCAGCAGGTGGTGGCTCAGCAGGAGGAGGTCCTGCAGGTGGTGCTGCAAGGGGTCGGCTGGCCGCAGGGGGGCCGGCAGCAGGGGGACTGCACAGACACAGGCTGGCAGCAGGTGGTGGCCCAGCAGCAGGGCCTGCACACCACAGCCGTGCACGACGAGGGGCAGCAGGTGATGGGGCGGCAGCAGCCTTCCTGCAGGGAGCAGGGGTCGCAGCACACCGGGCGGCGGCAGGGCTCGCAGATGGGGCGCGTGCAGCGGGGCACGCAGGTCACGGGGCGGCACACGGTGGTCTGGCAGGTCACGGGGCGGCAGCAGCAGGGGTCGCGGCAGCAGCAGGGCTGGCAGCAGCCTCCCCCGTAGCTCAGGGAGGAGAAGGTGGAGCCGCAGCAggagccggtcatggtggtgtcTGAGGCTGGTGTGGGTTGGGCTGTGGAGAGGAGCTGGATGTTCTCAGGTGTGAATGTCCTCCTCCCCCTCTGGGCCCTTTATATACCCTGGCCGGGTGCAGGTGACCCTTTTCGTTTACCTTTTGGCCAATTAAGTAGAATTTTGTTTTGACTAATGGTTGCTTGTGACACACTCATTATCTCACTAAAGAGCTCTTGTTTTATCTCTAAGTATGGATGTACTCACATTGGGTGAAAATCTAAGAACTCATCGTCATTTGAGGTGATAGTAGCTCTTGATGCTTATTTTGAGTAGATAACACTGGATCAAATCTGGACAAAACGGTCTAAAaaaacttcagtttttaaaagaaattaaaaacatagagAAGTACATAGAACATTGAGTAGAGCCTATCCTGACCCCAATAGGGGACTCAAGTCCTTGGAAGCACCTACATGTGAAACGTGAATCACACGAGTGTTAGACAAGCCCTCCCACGTAGTCTGCTTGGGAATACGTTTGATTATCACTTGATATAGTGGGATACATAGGCCTTGAATAGGATAGCAGCTCATAGAGTTGTACAGGACAGACAAAAATTTTTGCAAACCACTAAGTGTTGGAATAAAACCTCCAAGACTGCcttgcatgttttcttttctctagttcaGGTTCTGTGCAACTCTGGTCTTTCTGTCATAAGATGCTGATTTTTATCTCTGAAACATGTCATTTTTTAGCGTTGCCTTTCTTGTGCATGTAATGAAGAATTCTGTAATGGGAAATTTTTCTGAATATAccttgttggccgggcgcagtggctcatgcctgtaatcccaacacctggggaggccaaggcaggtggatcacctgagctcaggagttcaagaccaccctgggcaacatggtgaaacctcaactctaataaaatacaaaaaattagctgggtgtggtggcagtgcctgtagtcccagctgtgccGGAGGCTGGGgaacgagaatcacttgagccccaaaggcggaggttgcagtgagccgagatcatgccattgcactccagcttgggctacagagtgagactccatctcaaaaaagaaatatgcatat comes from Homo sapiens chromosome 17, GRCh38.p14 Primary Assembly and encodes:
- the KRTAP2-1 gene encoding keratin-associated protein 2-1, with product MTGSCCGSTFSSLSYGGGCCQPCCCRDPCCCRPVTCQTTVCRPVTCVPRCTRPICEPCRRPVCCDPCSLQEGCCRPITCCPSSCTAVVCRPCCWATTCCQPVSVQSPCCRPPCGQPTPCSTTCRTSSC